The sequence below is a genomic window from Babesia bigemina genome assembly Bbig001, chromosome : II.
GGTGAGCGCACCAATCTCGCTGGGCATCGAGGCTGCGCAGATGTGAGCCATATCACGTGGATCAAGCACTAACCTCCTGCCGCTACGTGCTTTGGCTCCTCCTTCGCCACCTCTTTAGGTGAGCCGGTTTTGGTGGGACTGGAAGGGCTGGCCCGGATGCTCACGCCGTCTGGGCTACTTGGAGAGTCAGGACTGGAGTTTCCACCGGCCTTCTTCACggcttcatcatcttctaCATTTTCATTCGTCTCTTCAAGCTCAACCTCGGCCAGAGCCTTCGTCTCTGGATGGCGTCCCATCACCGTCAAGTTAGAGGAGGACGCACCAGTAGATTCCTCCTTCTCCTCTCCGAGCAACCGGTTAATGAGCTCCTCCTTGACGAAATTTATGGTGCGAGAAAATTCAGTACCTTTTTGCCGGTGGTTTTCATGTTGCGCTCGGACAACATGGCTCGCAGCTCGACGAGTGTCTTCTTCCTCAGCTCCTCTTCTTCCATTGCGATACAGCGCGCGAATTTGAGTCACGTGGAATTAATTTGTTTTGCGCTTCCGTGTACCGAATACACGGCGGTGAACGGCACGCAACGCGATATAGGGTGTGAGCACCATCCAGGACAGCACACAGAGAAAGACGTAAATCAGGACCAGTTTCCACACTATACTCCGGCACTTCACCATGCGATCCATTTTGAAAAACGTTCTGCTCTTGCTTTCGACGTTGCGGTAGATGGACAGGGGGTCTCGCGCAGGGTCGTTGGCGAAGTGGCGAACTGTTTGCCCATCCTTGTCGAAGAGCTTGGCGCTCCATTTCAGCGCGTCTTCGAGTGGTCAGCTTCGATAGACAAGCGAACCTACCTGCTTTAGCGTCGTATTCGAACTCGAGGCCTCCGAAGTTGTTGTACATGAACGTGTTGCGCTTGAACATGTACAAGGCCAGGGCGAACGGGCGGTACGGCGACTTGTTTTGTTCCAGGAACGAGTGCGTGAGGCTGCTTGATGTGACCTCGACAACTCCCTGTGCGGCGTCGTAGCGCTTTTTGGGCAACTTACGTCTTTCTCATTTAGCTCACCCCAGTGCACGTCGCCCGAGAGGAAAATGGGATTCTTGGGCTTGGTggtgagcagcagctgcagaagcCTGTCCTTTGCATCGGGCAGCAGCCCCCAGCTCTCGGTGATGGGGTAGCGCGTGAAAACCTGTATTGACGACACAATCACATGCGCCTCAGCCTCGGAGTCGTGCAGCTGCCCCTCCAGCCAGCGCCACTGTTCCGCACCCAGCGTGTCTCCAGGGTGGTTGCAGCCGAACCTGCGCGCAAGTGAGCGTCAGGTCACGTAACGCCAATACAAGCGGACCTCGAGGGCCACGTTAGCCTGCAGCTAACGCACGGAAACAGCACTGTCACCCATAAACGTAAAAACGCATCCCAAGCACGGCCTGGTGCGCATGAAACCATACGAGATGGTGCACCAACGTCCAAAAACCCCGCGCTAGAGGTTGTGTACAAGCAACTCGTAGTTCGGTGTGGCGACTAACCCGAACAGGTAGTTGATCGTTCTCGCGAAGAAGTACTTATTGAAGTGCATCCGTCTCCACAGGCACGTGTGGCATGAGCAGTAGTAGTAGCAGTCACGGTGGTATCGCACGTCGAGCACTATCAGCTTGACGGCACGCTTAGGCTGCTCCGGGTCGCGGAAGAGCATGGAGAAGTAGGAGCCAGTGCGCTTCCTCCGGTAGTGATCTGCCGGCTTATTAAAGAAGTCCAGCAGGTACTCCTGGCTGAATTCACGATGTTCGTACTTAATGTGGCCGTCGTTGATGCCTGCAGCAATGGCAGCTCCACTGAGTGCTCAATTTACCCAGATCGTGGTCATCGTATATGCCGTCCATCCGCTTCATGGAGGCCGCGAAATCGCGATAGACCGGCGACGCGTTCAGACGGTTGTACTCATGTTTCAAGCAGTGCGGCTCGCAGCATCCGTTGGCTGAATGAGATGCCGACGCCCAGCGTGCAACCTACGAGCGTAGACAATATCCCCCGTATACAAGAACATGTCGGGGTCGTAACGCGTAATGGCATCATAGATGCGTTTGGGGTTGAGCTCTATCTTCTGGCAGCTGCCGAAGGCGAGCTTGTTCAAAGGCTCCTCGACAATCTCGTCCGCCGGGaggcggcgcagctgcGATCCGTAACGCTCCTCGTACTGCGTCAAGGACGCAACAGCCTGCGCCAGACAGAGGCATAATACTGACACGCCGCCCAAATTCGTCATCTTAACCGCTATGGTCTACATGTAACGAATACCAGGGTCGGCGCGACACACGCGTGCGGAAGGGCTTCGAGCATACGAGGTCGGGTGTTGGCCCAAATCCCGCCACGAATGCGTTAAACCAATTATTGCATTTTGCGGTGTAATACGGTGCGGTAATTGTTGTTGCGGTGGAACTATTATCGCCTTGCGTTGCTGGAGCCAGTTATGCTGCCGTCTAGTGGTTTTCCCGGCGCCGTCGTTGCGACCGCCGTATTCAGTGCCTAGCGCAGTAATCGCTTCGATGCGTGGCGGCACATAACGTCTGACAATTATCGCGAAGCGCACAATACTGTGCAGGCGTCACCGGCGGCGAATCCGAGTGAAAAACGGCTTACCGGCACCGGCCTAATACACGTTCTAGTTCATGTAGCTCACTATTGAGACTGCCTGCGAATGGCTACAGTGATGCGACGATGTTTTACAAACTGCTTGAGTTGAAAAATGGAATGCCGCACGTACACGTTGTACGGACAACCGGTTGCCGGTCGACCTTTATCCCGTGGGCATTTTAATTATCCTTCTTGGCGTGCCGGCGCTTAAACAGACGTCGGAGTATAGATATCGCAACGACGAATGCGCAGTACACTGTCGCAGCGATGGTAGATATCAACGCCACCTTCCACAGCAAGCTAGTACAGTGGACGATCCGGGTGTTGCGTAGGAACGTCGTCGCTTTCTGATCGACGCCCCGGTAGGGTTCCATCGGGTCTTCGTAGCCGTCGTGGAAGGTATCCATAACCACCTTCCCTTCGTCGTCCATGAGCTTGATGTGGCGACTCAACCGCTCTGGCGCACGTTAACCGCTGTTTAGAAACGCCTACCGCATCTGTCGTCGTGCTCGAAATCGATGATGCCGAAGTTGTTGTAGCCGTAGATGGGCAGGTTAAGCCATTGGAGAACGAAGGACACGACGGGTTGTATCTTGGCGAACTCCACATACATGGAGTGCGTGAGGCTGCTGGAGGTGACTTCCACAATGCCCTGCGGAGCGTGATAACCGGCTAGTGTCTTGGGGAACCTACGTCGGCTTCAAGGATTCCGCCCCAGTGCACGTCGCCCGAGATGAAGATGGGATTCTTGGGCTTGGTggcgagcagcagctgcgtcaGTCTCTCCTTCGCATCGGGCAGCAACCCCCAGCTCTCTGCCACCGGGAATTTGGTGAACACTTGCGTCGAGG
It includes:
- a CDS encoding membrane protein, putative produces the protein MTNLGGVSVLCLCLAQAVASLTQYEERYGSQLRRLPADEIVEEPLNKLAFGSCQKIELNPKRIYDAITRYDPDMFLYTGDIVYAPNGCCEPHCLKHEYNRLNASPVYRDFAASMKRMDGIYDDHDLGINDGHIKYEHREFSQEYLLDFFNKPADHYRRKRTGSYFSMLFRDPEQPKRAVKLIVLDVRYHRDCYYYCSCHTCLWRRMHFNKYFFARTINYLFGFGCNHPGDTLGAEQWRWLEGQLHDSEAEAHVIVSSIQVFTRYPITESWGLLPDAKDRLLQLLLTTKPKNPIFLSGDVHWGELNEKDGVVEVTSSSLTHSFLEQNKSPYRPFALALYMFKRNTFMYNNFGGLEFEYDAKADALKWSAKLFDKDGQTVRHFANDPARDPLSIYRNVESKSRTFFKMDRMVKCRSIVWKLVLIYVFLCVLSWMVLTPYIALRAVHRRVFGTRKRKTN